A window of the Halobacterium hubeiense genome harbors these coding sequences:
- a CDS encoding Tfx family DNA-binding protein, translating to MDEGVPDADEVLASAGFDATESVLTRRQAEVLALRERGASQAAIAEQLGTSRANISKVEASARDNVAKSRETVAFAEALQAPVRVEIDADTDLYDVPEMVYAACDEANVKVSLSAPEVMKRVSDAAGSAVRGRGVHAPLLVSVTSDGDIQVREGDE from the coding sequence ATGGACGAGGGGGTTCCGGACGCCGACGAGGTGTTGGCCAGCGCCGGCTTCGACGCCACGGAGAGCGTGCTGACGCGCCGGCAGGCGGAGGTACTGGCGTTGCGCGAGCGCGGCGCCTCGCAGGCCGCCATCGCCGAGCAGCTCGGGACCTCGCGCGCGAACATCTCGAAGGTGGAGGCGAGCGCGCGGGACAACGTCGCGAAGTCCCGGGAGACGGTGGCGTTCGCGGAGGCGCTGCAGGCGCCGGTTCGCGTGGAAATCGACGCCGACACCGACCTCTACGACGTCCCCGAGATGGTGTACGCGGCCTGCGACGAGGCGAACGTGAAGGTGTCGCTGTCCGCGCCCGAGGTGATGAAGCGCGTCAGCGACGCCGCCGGGTCGGCCGTCCGCGGCCGCGGCGTGCACGCGCCGCTGCTGGTGTCGGTGACCAGCGACGGTGACATCCAAGTGCGAGAGGGCGACGAGTAG
- a CDS encoding mannose-1-phosphate guanylyltransferase, translated as MVTTAAVLLAGGTGTRLYPASRSHRPKQFLALGDDDRSLLRRTADRAGFADELFVVTRESYADRVRDLVPEATVLVEPAGRDTGPALAYAASEVRQRHSDAVMLCLPSDHVVGDGFRSTAETAVDVAARTDALVTLGVEPDRPATGYGYIQPGADHGDHYAVEQFREKPDEQTAQELLDAGCYWNAGMFAWTPDAFLDAARDGPLDAVVDALEAGSGVEDAFDAIEPVSVDYAVLERAEDVRVVPADFAWDDVGAWDALLRLADEKNATLGDALAIDASGNVLASDDKHVSVVGADDLVVAAFDDRVLVVPTDDAQRVREVVAELREDDRF; from the coding sequence GTGGTGACCACGGCCGCCGTCCTGCTCGCCGGCGGCACCGGGACGCGGCTCTACCCCGCGAGCCGCAGCCACCGCCCCAAGCAGTTCCTCGCGCTCGGCGACGACGACCGCAGTCTCCTCCGCCGGACCGCCGACCGCGCCGGCTTCGCCGACGAGCTGTTCGTCGTCACCCGGGAGTCGTACGCCGACCGCGTCCGCGACCTCGTTCCCGAAGCGACTGTCCTCGTCGAACCTGCGGGCCGGGACACCGGCCCGGCGCTCGCGTACGCCGCCAGCGAAGTCCGCCAGCGCCACTCCGACGCCGTCATGCTCTGCCTGCCCAGCGACCATGTCGTCGGCGACGGCTTCCGGTCCACGGCCGAAACAGCCGTGGACGTGGCGGCGCGCACCGACGCACTCGTCACGCTCGGCGTCGAGCCCGACCGCCCCGCCACCGGCTACGGCTACATTCAGCCGGGCGCCGACCACGGCGACCACTACGCCGTCGAGCAGTTCCGCGAGAAACCCGACGAGCAAACGGCTCAGGAACTCCTTGACGCTGGCTGCTACTGGAACGCGGGGATGTTCGCGTGGACGCCCGACGCCTTCCTCGACGCCGCCCGCGACGGCCCGCTCGACGCGGTCGTGGACGCGCTCGAAGCCGGGAGCGGCGTCGAGGACGCGTTCGACGCAATCGAGCCGGTGAGCGTGGACTACGCGGTCTTGGAGCGCGCCGAGGATGTCCGCGTCGTCCCCGCGGACTTCGCGTGGGACGACGTCGGCGCGTGGGACGCGCTGTTGCGCCTCGCCGACGAGAAGAACGCGACGCTCGGCGACGCGCTCGCCATCGACGCCTCGGGGAACGTCCTCGCCAGCGACGACAAACACGTCTCCGTCGTGGGCGCCGACGACCTCGTCGTGGCGGCGTTCGACGACCGCGTGCTCGTCGTACCGACCGACGACGCCCAGCGCGTCCGCGAGGTCGTCGCGGAACTCCGCGAGGACGACCGGTTCTGA
- a CDS encoding replication factor A (Replication protein A protects and stabilize the intermediate ssDNA that is generated by the unwinding action of a DNA helicase at the replication fork. In addition, SSBs prevent the formation of secondary structures by single-stranded template DNA.) codes for MSDLSDTAAEIHDEFSEHVDATVDDVEARLQKLVSEYKVPLDEARRSVENHYLDEAGLDRDDLAGGGGNETVQVEDVDEPEQWVDLTAKVVELWEPRSDSVGQVGLLGDPTGTIKFTKWAKSDLQDLQEGQTYRLGNVVTDEYQGRYSVKLNRTTSIQEVDEEFDVGDNEDEVEGALVDIQSGSGLIKRCPEEDCTRVLQNGRCNEHGEVEGEFDLRIKGVLDDGRDVHEVIFDEEATEALTGIGLEEAKQMAKDALDTTVVADEMRETVLGRYYRVTGPTFGRYVLANDTEQLGGPTDPEAVLIEARSI; via the coding sequence ATGAGCGACCTTTCAGACACCGCTGCGGAGATACACGACGAGTTCTCCGAGCACGTCGACGCCACCGTCGACGACGTAGAAGCACGGCTACAGAAACTGGTTTCCGAGTACAAAGTCCCGCTCGACGAGGCGCGGCGCTCCGTCGAGAACCACTACCTCGACGAGGCCGGCCTCGACCGCGACGACCTCGCGGGCGGCGGCGGCAACGAGACCGTCCAAGTGGAGGACGTGGACGAACCCGAGCAGTGGGTCGACCTCACTGCGAAGGTCGTCGAACTCTGGGAGCCCCGCTCGGACTCGGTCGGGCAGGTCGGCCTGCTCGGCGACCCGACGGGCACCATCAAGTTCACGAAGTGGGCGAAATCCGACCTCCAGGACCTCCAGGAGGGCCAGACTTACCGCCTCGGCAACGTCGTCACCGACGAGTACCAGGGCCGGTACTCCGTGAAGCTCAACCGCACGACCTCCATCCAGGAGGTCGACGAGGAGTTCGACGTCGGCGACAACGAGGACGAGGTCGAGGGCGCGCTCGTGGATATCCAGTCCGGGAGCGGCCTCATCAAGCGCTGCCCCGAGGAGGACTGCACGCGCGTCCTCCAGAACGGCCGCTGCAACGAGCACGGCGAAGTGGAGGGCGAATTCGACCTCCGCATCAAGGGCGTGCTCGACGACGGCCGCGACGTCCACGAGGTCATCTTCGACGAGGAAGCGACCGAGGCGCTGACCGGCATCGGCCTCGAAGAAGCCAAGCAGATGGCCAAGGACGCCCTCGACACCACCGTCGTCGCCGACGAGATGCGCGAGACGGTGCTCGGGCGCTACTACCGCGTGACCGGCCCGACGTTCGGCCGGTACGTGCTCGCCAACGACACCGAACAGCTGGGCGGGCCGACGGACCCGGAAGCCGTCCTCATCGAAGCGAGGTCGATATAA
- a CDS encoding RPA family protein, protein MSNAPTREVARRAFAAEFNDAEFTFKESDDERAPLYALLPTGERANRVFVVGTLTETEDIGEDSEYWRGRVVDPTGTFFVYAGQYQPEAASALRDADTPQYVAVVGKPRTFETDDGSVNVSLRPESITPVDEATRDRWVVETAERTLERLDAFDDEGNEYAERARAEYGEDVSPYRRALLEALEDFDTEADVPADA, encoded by the coding sequence ATGAGCAACGCACCCACTCGCGAGGTCGCACGCCGCGCCTTCGCCGCCGAGTTCAACGACGCCGAGTTCACGTTCAAGGAGTCCGACGACGAGCGCGCGCCGCTGTACGCGCTGTTGCCGACCGGGGAGCGCGCGAACCGCGTGTTCGTCGTCGGCACGCTCACCGAGACCGAGGACATCGGCGAGGACTCCGAATACTGGCGGGGCCGCGTCGTGGACCCGACCGGGACGTTCTTCGTGTACGCGGGCCAGTACCAGCCGGAAGCGGCGTCCGCGCTCCGCGACGCCGACACGCCGCAGTACGTCGCCGTGGTCGGGAAGCCGCGGACCTTCGAGACCGACGACGGGTCCGTGAACGTCTCCCTGCGACCGGAATCCATCACGCCGGTCGACGAGGCGACCCGGGACCGCTGGGTCGTCGAGACCGCCGAGCGCACGCTCGAACGCCTCGACGCGTTCGACGACGAGGGCAACGAGTACGCCGAGCGCGCCCGCGCCGAGTACGGCGAGGACGTCTCCCCGTACCGCCGCGCGCTCCTCGAAGCGCTCGAAGACTTCGACACGGAAGCCGACGTGCCGGCCGACGCGTGA
- a CDS encoding CopG family transcriptional regulator, whose translation MGNKNKTISFRVNEDTFDALRDIAEERDLSLSAVFRDYVDSLVAHDGQVRVVPENQPESVDGEEFPPKVEVPKSFVREHERLELEAEHLRDQLEEHKKYIDHLREQVESEGDVEEVIHLEELDGDDDEEPYQLG comes from the coding sequence ATGGGGAACAAGAACAAGACCATCTCGTTCCGCGTGAACGAGGACACGTTCGACGCGCTCCGGGACATCGCCGAGGAGCGCGACCTCTCGCTGTCCGCCGTGTTCCGGGACTACGTCGACTCGCTGGTCGCCCACGACGGCCAGGTCCGGGTCGTCCCCGAGAACCAGCCCGAGTCCGTGGACGGCGAGGAGTTCCCGCCGAAAGTCGAGGTTCCGAAGAGCTTCGTGCGCGAGCACGAGCGCCTCGAACTCGAAGCCGAACACCTCCGCGACCAGCTCGAGGAGCACAAGAAGTACATCGACCACCTCCGCGAGCAGGTCGAATCGGAGGGCGACGTCGAGGAGGTCATCCACCTCGAAGAGCTGGACGGCGACGACGACGAAGAGCCCTACCAGCTCGGGTAG
- a CDS encoding DUF5814 domain-containing protein: protein MAVTDKIYVKNHRQIASQIDTRFPKSAFSGATLDILFTGDLSELDEATRDKVLDFSEDFLDCGCDSNPYCGHPERKFVKYLLDLRAQGLDPESMVDVMTQDYMVYAYPGDLYSFLDDAVRTLEAVEDLAEVDGRQEQAERATREKRELSR from the coding sequence GTGGCCGTCACGGACAAAATCTACGTGAAGAACCACCGGCAGATAGCGTCCCAGATAGACACGCGCTTCCCGAAGAGCGCGTTCAGCGGCGCGACCCTGGACATCCTCTTCACGGGCGACCTCTCCGAGTTGGACGAAGCCACCCGCGACAAAGTCCTGGACTTCTCGGAGGACTTCCTCGACTGCGGCTGTGACTCCAATCCGTACTGCGGGCACCCCGAGCGGAAGTTCGTCAAGTACCTGCTGGACCTGCGCGCGCAGGGCCTGGACCCCGAATCGATGGTCGACGTGATGACCCAAGACTACATGGTGTACGCGTATCCGGGCGACCTCTACTCGTTCCTCGACGACGCGGTCCGCACGCTGGAAGCCGTCGAGGACCTCGCCGAGGTGGACGGCCGCCAGGAGCAGGCCGAGCGCGCGACCAGAGAGAAACGCGAGCTGTCGCGGTAG
- a CDS encoding arsenate-mycothiol transferase ArsC → MTTTLAFVCVQNAGRSQMAYAFAERERVARGLEAEIDLVTGGTDPADHVHEEVVAAMADAGFDLSDRTPREVTFEEVRDADYVITMGCSAEDVCPAGWAGENRDWDLDDPDGRSPEAVTRIRDEIRERVAALFDELGGD, encoded by the coding sequence GTGACGACCACCCTCGCCTTTGTCTGCGTGCAGAACGCTGGCCGCTCCCAGATGGCGTACGCGTTCGCCGAGCGCGAACGCGTCGCCCGTGGCCTCGAAGCCGAAATCGACCTCGTGACCGGCGGCACCGACCCCGCCGACCACGTGCACGAAGAGGTCGTTGCCGCGATGGCCGACGCCGGCTTCGACCTCTCGGACCGCACGCCCCGGGAAGTCACGTTCGAGGAAGTCCGGGACGCGGACTACGTGATTACGATGGGCTGCTCCGCCGAGGACGTCTGTCCGGCGGGCTGGGCGGGCGAGAACCGCGACTGGGACTTAGACGACCCCGACGGCCGCTCGCCCGAGGCGGTCACACGGATTCGGGACGAGATTCGGGAGCGAGTCGCCGCCCTCTTCGACGAACTCGGCGGCGACTGA
- the arsB gene encoding ACR3 family arsenite efflux transporter, with protein MSNAHEHGPNCGCEACGDPRSMDVLDKYLTVWIFAAMAAGVGLGYAAPSVTAPIQDLHLVEIGLVLMMYPPLAKADYSQLRAVFSNWRILGLSLVQNWLIGPTLMFALAVVFFGGVVPGLPARPEYFLGLVFIGMARCIAMVLVWNELAEGSTEYVTGLVAFNSLFQILTYGVYVWLFALVLPSAFGLDALAAGVTSFDVTPGQVFEAIVVFLGVPFAAGFLTRFAGTRLRSEDWYENEFVPKIDPLTLVALLFTVVVMFATQGNNIVAAPGDVLLVAVPLTVYFVVMFLVSFGMGKGIGADYSTTTAIGFTAASNNFELAIAVSVAVFGVGSGVAFATVVGPLIEVPVLLALVNVALYFQRRYDWTDHTTGSLDAPLTDD; from the coding sequence ATGAGTAACGCCCACGAGCACGGCCCGAACTGCGGCTGCGAGGCCTGCGGCGACCCGCGCTCGATGGACGTCCTCGACAAGTACCTCACCGTCTGGATCTTCGCCGCGATGGCCGCCGGCGTCGGCCTCGGCTACGCCGCGCCGTCGGTGACCGCGCCCATCCAGGACCTCCACCTCGTGGAAATCGGCCTCGTTCTGATGATGTACCCGCCGCTGGCGAAAGCCGACTACTCGCAGCTGCGCGCCGTGTTCAGCAACTGGCGCATCCTCGGACTGAGCCTCGTCCAGAACTGGCTCATCGGCCCGACGCTGATGTTCGCGCTCGCGGTCGTCTTCTTCGGCGGCGTCGTCCCCGGGCTGCCCGCGCGCCCCGAGTACTTCCTCGGGCTCGTGTTCATCGGGATGGCGCGCTGCATCGCGATGGTGCTCGTCTGGAACGAACTCGCGGAGGGCTCCACGGAGTACGTCACCGGGCTCGTGGCGTTCAACAGCCTCTTCCAGATTCTCACGTACGGCGTCTACGTCTGGCTGTTCGCGCTCGTGCTCCCGTCGGCGTTCGGGCTGGATGCCCTCGCCGCCGGCGTCACGAGCTTCGACGTCACTCCCGGACAAGTCTTCGAGGCAATCGTCGTCTTCCTCGGCGTGCCGTTCGCCGCGGGCTTTCTCACCCGCTTCGCGGGCACGCGGCTCCGCAGCGAGGACTGGTACGAGAACGAGTTCGTCCCGAAAATCGACCCGCTGACGCTCGTCGCGCTCCTGTTCACCGTCGTCGTGATGTTCGCCACGCAGGGGAACAACATCGTCGCCGCGCCCGGCGACGTCCTGCTCGTCGCCGTTCCGCTCACTGTCTACTTCGTCGTGATGTTCCTCGTGAGCTTCGGGATGGGGAAGGGCATCGGCGCGGACTACTCCACGACCACCGCCATCGGCTTCACCGCCGCCTCGAACAACTTCGAACTCGCTATCGCCGTCTCCGTCGCCGTCTTCGGCGTCGGCTCCGGCGTCGCGTTCGCCACCGTCGTCGGCCCGCTCATCGAGGTGCCGGTCCTGCTGGCGCTCGTGAACGTCGCGCTGTACTTCCAGCGCCGCTACGACTGGACCGACCACACTACCGGCAGCCTCGACGCCCCACTCACCGATGACTGA
- a CDS encoding ArsR/SmtB family transcription factor, translated as MAQSSDRLRRLLADELGECCDGDVERRLDELHGLADDAFDDDTQSVFAVLGNDTRYRLARVLAESDGERCVCELEPLVDVSDSAVSHALSDLVDAGLATRRKDGNWRYYDATALADDLFAAADRGVSNE; from the coding sequence ATGGCTCAGAGCTCCGACCGGCTGCGTCGGTTGCTCGCCGACGAACTCGGGGAGTGCTGTGACGGCGACGTCGAGCGGCGTCTCGACGAACTCCACGGGCTCGCCGACGACGCGTTCGACGACGACACCCAGTCCGTGTTCGCGGTGCTCGGCAACGACACCCGCTACCGGCTCGCGCGCGTGCTCGCCGAAAGCGACGGCGAGCGCTGCGTCTGCGAGCTCGAACCGCTCGTCGACGTCTCCGACAGCGCGGTCAGCCACGCGCTCTCGGACCTCGTCGACGCCGGACTCGCCACCCGCCGGAAGGACGGCAACTGGCGGTACTACGACGCCACCGCGCTCGCCGACGACCTCTTCGCCGCCGCCGACCGCGGGGTGAGCAATGAGTAA
- a CDS encoding DUF4097 family beta strand repeat-containing protein translates to MRRRALLAGVAAGATTALAGCTDAGSLFGDPVQETREQYFDVPDGTRIRVENESGDVSVSGRDRPDASVDATVMAPGESRLDDVTVSVNEDENGDLAVDVDVSGDASRVSVDLDLRVPEDAAMAPVQTENGDVEVRGVAGVPAARSVNGDVTVRDAGPVGSVSSANGDVAADVPAPLPGDVLVRTENGDAEVALSTDADATLDAQTENGDVDVEELGLQNRSGNDGRVTGTLGEGTHDVTIATLNGSVEVRALQ, encoded by the coding sequence ATGCGACGCAGAGCCCTCCTCGCCGGCGTCGCGGCCGGCGCGACGACCGCACTGGCCGGCTGCACGGACGCCGGGAGCCTGTTCGGCGACCCCGTCCAAGAGACCCGCGAGCAGTACTTCGACGTGCCCGACGGCACCCGGATTCGCGTCGAGAACGAGAGCGGCGACGTGTCCGTGAGCGGCCGCGACAGGCCGGACGCGAGCGTGGACGCGACGGTGATGGCACCGGGAGAGAGCCGTCTCGACGACGTGACCGTGTCGGTGAACGAGGACGAGAACGGCGACCTCGCCGTGGACGTGGACGTCTCCGGTGACGCGAGCCGTGTGAGCGTAGACCTCGACCTGCGCGTCCCAGAGGACGCCGCGATGGCGCCGGTACAGACGGAGAACGGCGACGTCGAGGTCCGGGGCGTCGCCGGCGTGCCCGCGGCGCGCTCGGTGAACGGGGACGTGACGGTGCGGGACGCCGGGCCGGTCGGCTCGGTGTCGAGCGCGAACGGCGACGTCGCCGCAGACGTGCCGGCGCCGCTCCCCGGCGACGTACTGGTGCGCACCGAGAACGGGGACGCCGAAGTAGCGCTGTCCACGGACGCCGACGCGACGCTGGACGCGCAGACGGAGAACGGCGACGTGGACGTCGAGGAACTAGGACTCCAGAACCGAAGCGGGAACGACGGGCGCGTCACCGGCACGCTCGGGGAGGGAACCCACGACGTGACGATAGCGACGCTGAACGGGAGCGTCGAGGTCCGGGCGCTCCAGTAG
- a CDS encoding CBS domain-containing protein, translating into MRSFKIGSAFGIPIKLDVTFLLILPVFAYLIGMQVDIWVETLNGVPFNANLNPAALTDGNMRWYLGVAGAVGLFAGVVLHELGHSVVAMRFGFPIDSITLWILGGIASLSDQPEEWSQEFWIAVAGPVVSIALGVLSLGALHFLPASLDTVRFVFGYLALMNFALAAFNLLPGFPMDGGRVLRALLARKRSFARATQIAAEVGKLFALVLGIVGLLGFNLILIAIAFFIYVGASGEAQRTVMNAAFQDVSVADIMTHDVHTVEADDSVAELMERMLEQRHTGYPVMRQGSVAGMVTLDDARDVNAVERDAIRVEDVMSEDVYTIPRASNAMDALDAMQEQGVGRLVVVDEDGEMVGLVSRTDLMTAFDIIQSTGVGEEPKLSTASGQSTP; encoded by the coding sequence ATGCGAAGCTTCAAAATCGGGAGCGCGTTCGGCATCCCGATAAAGCTCGACGTCACGTTCCTGCTGATTCTCCCGGTGTTCGCGTACCTCATCGGGATGCAGGTCGACATCTGGGTGGAGACGCTCAACGGCGTGCCGTTCAACGCGAACCTCAACCCCGCCGCGCTCACCGACGGCAACATGCGGTGGTACCTCGGCGTCGCCGGCGCAGTCGGTCTGTTCGCGGGCGTCGTCCTCCACGAGCTCGGGCACAGCGTCGTCGCGATGCGCTTCGGGTTCCCCATCGACTCCATCACGCTGTGGATTCTCGGCGGCATCGCCAGCCTCTCCGACCAGCCCGAGGAGTGGAGCCAGGAGTTCTGGATTGCCGTCGCCGGCCCCGTCGTCAGCATCGCGCTCGGCGTCCTGTCGTTGGGCGCGCTCCACTTCCTGCCGGCGTCGCTGGACACCGTCCGGTTCGTCTTCGGCTACCTCGCGCTGATGAACTTCGCGCTCGCCGCGTTCAACCTCCTGCCCGGCTTCCCGATGGACGGCGGGCGCGTCCTCCGCGCGCTGCTCGCGCGCAAGCGCTCGTTCGCCCGCGCCACCCAGATTGCCGCCGAGGTCGGGAAGCTGTTCGCGCTCGTGCTCGGCATCGTCGGCCTGCTCGGGTTCAACCTCATCCTCATCGCCATCGCGTTCTTCATCTACGTCGGCGCCTCGGGCGAAGCCCAGCGCACCGTCATGAACGCCGCCTTCCAGGACGTCAGCGTCGCGGACATCATGACCCACGACGTCCACACCGTCGAGGCCGACGACTCCGTCGCCGAACTCATGGAGCGCATGCTCGAACAGCGCCACACCGGCTACCCCGTGATGCGTCAGGGGAGCGTCGCCGGCATGGTCACGCTCGACGACGCGCGCGACGTCAACGCCGTCGAGCGCGACGCCATCCGCGTCGAGGACGTGATGTCCGAGGACGTCTACACGATTCCGCGGGCCAGCAACGCGATGGACGCCCTCGACGCCATGCAGGAGCAGGGCGTCGGCCGCCTCGTGGTCGTCGACGAGGACGGCGAGATGGTCGGCCTCGTCTCCCGTACCGACCTCATGACCGCCTTCGACATCATCCAATCGACGGGCGTCGGCGAAGAACCGAAGCTTTCCACCGCGAGCGGCCAGTCCACGCCCTGA
- a CDS encoding iron-containing alcohol dehydrogenase family protein: protein MTDPLASDRVGEPFRFDYDSPVLRYGAGSVADLADELDEQGFERALVVCGSTVGSTPAVMDPIRDGLGDKLAGVFAETTPEKRLSTALDARDAYREHDADVLVALGGGSSLDVAKAVSVLAAGGHDHEAADREFAETGTLAAEGDLEPIVAVPTTLAGAELSVVAGLNAHPDGGPVEEVVSGGLSDRRLMPRAVCYDPELVATTPRDVLAGSAMNGFDKGIETLYAANATPVTDATAARGLGLLVDGLRELGKGGVDADTLEPVLEGLLLVQYGISRPGETTLSVIHAFGHGLTDGYAVQQGVAHAVVAPHVLRHLFAEVDGRRDLLADALGVADADDPAEAVVRTVADVRDALGLPDALADVAGPEPSEFPAVAETVVADSFVANAPRGLDLTTDDVEAVLRAAY, encoded by the coding sequence ATGACTGACCCGCTCGCGAGCGACCGCGTGGGCGAGCCGTTCCGCTTCGACTACGACTCGCCGGTGCTCCGGTACGGCGCGGGCTCGGTCGCGGACCTCGCCGACGAACTCGACGAACAGGGCTTCGAGCGCGCGCTCGTCGTCTGCGGGTCCACCGTCGGCAGCACGCCCGCCGTGATGGACCCGATTCGCGACGGACTGGGCGACAAGCTCGCGGGCGTCTTCGCCGAGACGACCCCGGAGAAGCGCCTCTCGACCGCCCTCGACGCGCGGGACGCGTACCGCGAGCACGACGCCGACGTCCTCGTCGCGCTCGGCGGCGGGAGCAGTCTCGACGTGGCGAAGGCCGTCAGCGTGCTCGCGGCGGGCGGCCACGACCACGAGGCGGCCGACCGCGAGTTCGCCGAGACCGGGACGCTCGCTGCCGAGGGCGACCTCGAACCCATCGTCGCCGTGCCGACGACGCTCGCCGGCGCGGAGCTCTCCGTGGTCGCCGGCCTGAACGCCCACCCGGACGGCGGACCGGTCGAGGAGGTCGTCAGCGGCGGGCTCTCGGACCGCCGGCTGATGCCGCGCGCCGTCTGCTACGACCCCGAACTGGTCGCCACCACGCCCCGGGACGTGCTCGCCGGCTCCGCGATGAACGGCTTCGACAAGGGCATCGAGACGCTGTACGCCGCCAACGCCACGCCCGTCACGGACGCGACGGCCGCCCGCGGCCTCGGCTTGCTCGTCGACGGCCTCCGGGAGTTAGGGAAGGGCGGCGTGGACGCCGACACCCTCGAACCCGTCTTGGAGGGGCTGTTACTCGTCCAGTACGGCATCTCGCGCCCGGGCGAGACGACGCTCTCAGTCATTCACGCGTTCGGTCACGGCCTCACGGACGGCTACGCCGTCCAGCAGGGCGTCGCGCACGCCGTCGTCGCGCCCCACGTCCTCCGGCACCTCTTCGCGGAAGTGGACGGCCGCCGCGACCTGCTCGCGGACGCGCTCGGCGTCGCGGACGCGGACGACCCCGCCGAAGCGGTCGTGCGTACGGTCGCCGACGTTCGGGACGCGCTCGGGCTCCCGGACGCGCTGGCCGACGTCGCCGGTCCCGAACCGAGCGAGTTCCCGGCGGTCGCCGAGACCGTCGTCGCGGACTCGTTCGTGGCGAACGCGCCCCGCGGCCTCGACCTCACGACCGACGACGTGGAAGCGGTCCTCCGCGCGGCGTACTGA
- a CDS encoding ring-cleaving dioxygenase — protein MPPTTPGLHHVTAIAGDPQDNADFYVETLGLRFVKRTVNHDDTDTYHFYFGDHEGTPGTNITFFPWGDRGRDGEFGAGQTRDTAYLIPPDSADYWVERLDDAGVAVETDERFGDTVVRFSDPDGIGLELIASDHARDSNAVPWPDGPVPAEHQLRGFHSVTLAVREFGPTEEILTEVLGYEHVADDGDRRRYQTPDGGAHSILDLVQTDAGRGMMGVGTVHHVAFTAADVDELEAYKEAYADRGLRASGPIDRKYFQSLYCREPGGVLFEIATDGPGFDADEAVEDLGSSLVLPEWLEDERAEIEAALPDFEPPRSETDD, from the coding sequence ATGCCACCGACCACGCCGGGACTCCACCACGTCACGGCCATCGCGGGCGACCCGCAGGACAACGCCGACTTCTACGTCGAGACGCTCGGCCTGCGGTTCGTCAAGCGCACCGTCAACCACGACGACACGGACACGTACCACTTCTACTTCGGCGACCACGAGGGGACGCCGGGGACGAATATCACGTTCTTCCCGTGGGGCGACCGCGGCCGCGACGGCGAGTTCGGTGCCGGGCAGACCCGCGACACGGCGTACCTGATTCCGCCCGACTCCGCGGACTACTGGGTCGAGCGCCTCGACGACGCGGGCGTCGCCGTCGAGACCGACGAGCGCTTCGGCGACACCGTCGTCCGGTTCTCGGACCCGGACGGCATCGGCCTCGAACTGATAGCCAGCGACCACGCCCGCGACTCGAACGCGGTGCCGTGGCCCGACGGCCCCGTGCCGGCGGAACACCAGCTGCGCGGGTTCCACAGCGTCACGCTCGCGGTCCGCGAGTTCGGCCCCACCGAGGAGATTCTCACCGAGGTGCTGGGTTACGAGCACGTCGCCGACGACGGCGACCGCCGGCGCTACCAGACGCCCGACGGCGGCGCGCACTCGATTCTGGACCTCGTGCAGACGGACGCCGGCCGCGGAATGATGGGCGTCGGTACTGTCCACCACGTCGCGTTCACCGCCGCTGACGTCGACGAGCTAGAGGCGTACAAGGAAGCCTACGCCGACCGCGGCCTCCGCGCCAGCGGCCCCATCGACCGGAAGTACTTCCAGTCGCTGTACTGCCGGGAGCCCGGCGGCGTGCTGTTCGAAATCGCGACCGACGGCCCCGGCTTCGACGCCGACGAGGCCGTCGAAGACCTCGGCTCCAGCCTCGTCCTCCCGGAGTGGCTGGAGGACGAGCGCGCCGAAATCGAGGCCGCGCTCCCCGACTTCGAGCCGCCCCGGTCCGAGACTGATGACTGA